Proteins encoded in a region of the Lycorma delicatula isolate Av1 chromosome 6, ASM4794821v1, whole genome shotgun sequence genome:
- the LOC142326422 gene encoding THUMP domain-containing protein 1 homolog, whose product MGKRKCGNSSYNANKRRRKHVLETGMRGFLCTCNAKEKECIREAYNILNDYADKLYGEEQFDDDKDEAVDETEIEDELKKEVESLKTTNKNIKERRFQVIDSGANNCIFIKTTLPEPIELVNSVTNDVYKTHKQISRYVMRLLPIEITCKAYLDDIKKECEKLFEKHFKCEPTTYGIAYNKRYNDNLLRSEVIESLARLIQDRNILHKVDLRQAKKTVIVEIIKNICCISVIPDYYQLKKYNLAELSKKEVEEINSNNVKNDESKIIIDNDKIFKLSEEKNTEVEVKTSDVSKNDKLSEEKNTEDEVKTSDVSKNDKLSEEKNTEDEVKTSDVSKNDKLSEEKNTEVEVKTSGVSKNDKLSEEKNTEVEVKTSDVSNNDNHVK is encoded by the exons ATGGGTAAGAGAAAGTGCGGTAACAGCAGTTATAATGCGAATAAACGAAGAAGAAAGCATGTTTTAGAAACAGGTATGCGAGGATTTTTGTGCACTTGTAATGCCAAAGAAAAAGAATGTATCAGAGAAGCATATAATATTCTAAATGATTATGCTGATAAATTGTATGGGGAAGAACag TTTGATGATGATAAGGATGAGGCGGTTGATGAAACAGAAATTGAAGATGAATTAAAGAAAGAAGTTGAATCTTTgaaaacaaccaataaaaatataaaggagcGTAGATTCCAAGTTATTGATTCTGGtgcaaataattgtatttttattaaaactacg ttgCCTGAACCAATTGAACTTGTGAACTCTGTTACAAATGATGTTTATAAAACACATAAGCAAATATCAAGATATGTTATGCGATTGTTGCCAATTGAAATCACCTGTAAGGCATATCTGGacgatattaaaaaagaatgtgaaaaattatttgaaaaacattttaaatgtgaaCCAACTACTTACGGTATTGCTTATAA caaacgttataatgataatttattacgCAGTGAAGTAATAGAATCTTTGGCTCGTCTAATACAAGatagaaatatattacataaagtgGATTTACGACAGgctaaaaaaactgttatagttgagattattaaaaatatttgctgtaTTTCTGTAATACCagattattatcaattaaaaaaatataatcttgctGAACTTTCAAAGAAGGAAGTTGaagaaattaatagtaataatgttaaaaatgatgAAAGTAAGATTATCATCGACAATGACAAAATCTTTAAACTTTCTGAAGAAAAGAATACTGAAGTCGAAGTAAAAACTTCTGAtgtatcaaaaaatgacaaactttCTGAAGAAAAGAATACTGAAGACGAAGTAAAAACTTCTGAtgtatcaaaaaatgacaaactttCTGAAGAAAAGAATACTGAAGACGAAGTAAAAACTTCTGAtgtatcaaaaaatgacaaactttCTGAAGAAAAGAATACTGAAGTCGAAGTAAAAACTTCTGGtgtatcaaaaaatgacaaactttCTGAAGAAAAGAATACTGAAGTCGAAGTAAAAACTTCTGATGTATCAAATAATGACAATcatgtaaaatga